In the Telopea speciosissima isolate NSW1024214 ecotype Mountain lineage chromosome 2, Tspe_v1, whole genome shotgun sequence genome, one interval contains:
- the LOC122652188 gene encoding myosin-binding protein 7 isoform X1 — protein MFMDSEISPPSTVSLKCCSCSCSCTLISSGSVTWERSVKRKFDEFQDGFPNIISAFNQSSVARIEIENECTALREMVSSQQQTIQELYTELEEERNASSSAANEAMSMILRLQREKAVIQMEARQFKRFAEEKMAHDQQELLALEDLQYKRDQAIQALTFEVQAYKHRILSFGFTDAEVEGEKSAHGVESQFEFLPYDYPPLRCNMNETQGHPDIEDDVDLEKYAFGETPRPLGDTPRTLEHLQNLEYRIYQLERNPSTNRLDGEFSGSRNIFEQEVVGQSPRRPRHARRFSTDSVGSFSGTVKETIQYSGMESPKPAPSLKKMNDFSQTEEYSNLRKVDNASDLGDDMNDRVYTVDSIHQGVSYNNGADLKPAIGTFEDYVNNPMDSLNQADIGDPDIKKLYMRLQVLEADRESMKQAIISMGTDKAQLVLLKEIAQQLCKDMTPERRIPPVKRPSLVGSFSFMSVLKWVTSFVFWRKKACRSKYMFGLSAENMGLLMLLDKGPRMRPWRCLTNVRART, from the coding sequence ATGTTTATGGATTCCGAAATCTCTCCTCCTTCAACAGTTTCTCTTAAATGCTGTAGCTGCAGCTGTAGTTGCACGTTGATCAGCAGCGGCTCTGTTACTTGGGAACGTTCCGTGAAAAGGAAGTTTGATGAGTTTCAAGATGGTTTCCCGAATATTATATCTGCTTTCAATCAATCATCTGTCGCTCGAATCGAAATTGAGAACGAATGTACTGCCCTGCGAGAGATGGTTAGCAGCCAGCAGCAAACCATTCAGGAGCTTTACACTGAATTGGAGGAGGAAAGGAATGCTTCCTCATCTGCTGCAAATGAGGCCATGTCGATGATATTGAGGTTGCAGAGGGAAAAAGCCGTGATTCAGATGGAAGCCCGGCAATTCAAACGGTTCGCAGAGGAGAAAATGGCCCATGATCAGCAAGAACTTCTTGCATTGGAAGACTTGCAGTATAAGAGAGATCAGGCTATCCAAGCTCTCACCTTTGAGGTGCAGGCCTACAAGCACAGGATATTGAGTTTTGGGTTCACTGATGCAGAGGTGGAGGGTGAGAAGAGTGCTCACGGTGTTGAATCCCAATTTGAATTTCTCCCATATGACTACCCTCCTTTGAGATGCAATATGAATGAAACCCAAGGTCATCCAGATATTGAGGATGATGTTGATCTTGAAAAATATGCTTTTGGTGAAACTCCTCGACCTCTTGGTGATACCCCTCGTACCCTGGAACATTTGCAGAATTTGGAGTACAGAATCTATCAATTGGAGAGAAATCCCAGCACCAATCGTTTGGATGGGGAATTTTCTGGGTCTAGGAACATTTTTGAGCAAGAGGTGGTTGGTCAGTCTCCAAGGCGACCTAGGCATGCCAGGAGGTTCTCCACTGACAGTGTAGGTTCATTCTCTGGTACAGTTAAAGAAACAATTCAGTATTCCGGGATGGAAAGTCCAAAGCCTGCTCCCAGCTTAAAAAAGATGAATGATTTTTCACAGACAGAGGAGTACTCTAATTTGAGAAAGGTTGATAATGCATCCGATCTAGGAGATGACATGAATGACAGAGTGTATACCGTTGACTCTATCCATCAAGGAGTATCTTATAACAATGGTGCAGATCTCAAACCTGCTATTGGAACCTTTGAAGATTACGTGAACAATCCAATGGATTCACTGAACCAGGCTGATATAGGGGATCCTGATATCAAAAAGCTCTACATGAGGCTTCAGGTACTTGAGGCAGATAGGGAATCAATGAAGCAAGCAATTATTTCAATGGGGACTGATAAAGCACAACTAGTATTACTGAAGGAAATAGCTCAACAATTGTGTAAAGATATGACACCCGAAAGAAGGATACCTCCTGTGAAGAGGCCATCTCTGGTTGGGAGTTTTTCCTTCATGTCAGTACTGAAG
- the LOC122652188 gene encoding myosin-binding protein 7 isoform X2 — MFMDSEISPPSTVSLKCCSCSCSCTLISSGSVTWERSVKRKFDEFQDGFPNIISAFNQSSVARIEIENECTALREMVSSQQQTIQELYTELEEERNASSSAANEAMSMILRLQREKAVIQMEARQFKRFAEEKMAHDQQELLALEDLQYKRDQAIQALTFEVQAYKHRILSFGFTDAEVEGEKSAHGVESQFEFLPYDYPPLRCNMNETQGHPDIEDDVDLEKYAFGETPRPLGDTPRTLEHLQNLEYRIYQLERNPSTNRLDGEFSGSRNIFEQEVVGQSPRRPRHARRFSTDSVGSFSGTVKETIQYSGMESPKPAPSLKKMNDFSQTEEYSNLRKVDNASDLGDDMNDRVYTVDSIHQGVSYNNGADLKPAIGTFEDYVNNPMDSLNQADIGDPDIKKLYMRLQVLEADRESMKQAIISMGTDKAQLVLLKEIAQQLCKDMTPERRIPPVKRPSLVGSFSFMSVLKWVTSFVFWRKKACRSK, encoded by the coding sequence ATGTTTATGGATTCCGAAATCTCTCCTCCTTCAACAGTTTCTCTTAAATGCTGTAGCTGCAGCTGTAGTTGCACGTTGATCAGCAGCGGCTCTGTTACTTGGGAACGTTCCGTGAAAAGGAAGTTTGATGAGTTTCAAGATGGTTTCCCGAATATTATATCTGCTTTCAATCAATCATCTGTCGCTCGAATCGAAATTGAGAACGAATGTACTGCCCTGCGAGAGATGGTTAGCAGCCAGCAGCAAACCATTCAGGAGCTTTACACTGAATTGGAGGAGGAAAGGAATGCTTCCTCATCTGCTGCAAATGAGGCCATGTCGATGATATTGAGGTTGCAGAGGGAAAAAGCCGTGATTCAGATGGAAGCCCGGCAATTCAAACGGTTCGCAGAGGAGAAAATGGCCCATGATCAGCAAGAACTTCTTGCATTGGAAGACTTGCAGTATAAGAGAGATCAGGCTATCCAAGCTCTCACCTTTGAGGTGCAGGCCTACAAGCACAGGATATTGAGTTTTGGGTTCACTGATGCAGAGGTGGAGGGTGAGAAGAGTGCTCACGGTGTTGAATCCCAATTTGAATTTCTCCCATATGACTACCCTCCTTTGAGATGCAATATGAATGAAACCCAAGGTCATCCAGATATTGAGGATGATGTTGATCTTGAAAAATATGCTTTTGGTGAAACTCCTCGACCTCTTGGTGATACCCCTCGTACCCTGGAACATTTGCAGAATTTGGAGTACAGAATCTATCAATTGGAGAGAAATCCCAGCACCAATCGTTTGGATGGGGAATTTTCTGGGTCTAGGAACATTTTTGAGCAAGAGGTGGTTGGTCAGTCTCCAAGGCGACCTAGGCATGCCAGGAGGTTCTCCACTGACAGTGTAGGTTCATTCTCTGGTACAGTTAAAGAAACAATTCAGTATTCCGGGATGGAAAGTCCAAAGCCTGCTCCCAGCTTAAAAAAGATGAATGATTTTTCACAGACAGAGGAGTACTCTAATTTGAGAAAGGTTGATAATGCATCCGATCTAGGAGATGACATGAATGACAGAGTGTATACCGTTGACTCTATCCATCAAGGAGTATCTTATAACAATGGTGCAGATCTCAAACCTGCTATTGGAACCTTTGAAGATTACGTGAACAATCCAATGGATTCACTGAACCAGGCTGATATAGGGGATCCTGATATCAAAAAGCTCTACATGAGGCTTCAGGTACTTGAGGCAGATAGGGAATCAATGAAGCAAGCAATTATTTCAATGGGGACTGATAAAGCACAACTAGTATTACTGAAGGAAATAGCTCAACAATTGTGTAAAGATATGACACCCGAAAGAAGGATACCTCCTGTGAAGAGGCCATCTCTGGTTGGGAGTTTTTCCTTCATGTCAGTACTGAAG